In Papaver somniferum cultivar HN1 chromosome 9, ASM357369v1, whole genome shotgun sequence, the genomic stretch GTATGTTTCAAAATTAAATTGCTGCCCTTGCCATGTATCAAAATTGTtatatgcttaaaaaaaaacagaaaaaacaaaaaaagtcaaAATTGTTACAATTAATAAATACTCTctccgtcccaccattaagtgacctatttggtttttaattttgtcccatcattaagtgacctatatcactaaacaaggagatatttctaaaattacccttttaattgattataagaaatataagaaatatgcataatttgataggcatgtttatatttgttacgtaggtgttttaaaatgcttttcaatggtataaagtttgcgaacatccgtggtgtagtttgagagataaatcatttcaaaatttcattaattattatccataaggatataatagtaaaaaatgcttaaaaatctctttttccttgcttgccttaaaatttgtgcaagcttcaactaggtcacttaatagtgggacggagggagtaactcCCACGTAGGAGAAGCAAATTATAAACGGAGAAGGACTAATTTTCTGACCACTAAACCCGGGTAGATGAATATACAGTCTAAAACACCCAGCTTACCTTCCTGAATTGTGTCGACTTTCTTTCCTTATCAAACATAAGGCAGAATCACAGAATTTTTTCACCAAGGTCTTTCAGTGAAATACAACTGTTCGTATGTGGAGTTGCGTCAAAAATTGTGGAATTTGCATCGTCCTTCCAAAGCTTgcttaaaagttcagttttcagGTCATAACAATAGAGAGTAGTGAAATTGCAACGCAACAAAACCACATTGCTCTTTGTAATGGTGATAAGGTCATAGTCCCTAAACGAAGCTTCCCATGTGATGCTAAACTCCTTAGTCCATAACCAAAAATTTCCCTTGTCGCTTTGGACGCTGCAACCGTTAGAATtagtccttttctttttcttcagtgACCATATATCCACACAAATTCCGGGCTTTTGATGAACAAGGCATAAGTGCCCTCCCAAAACTCGCAGTCTAAAAGACAATATTGTTGTGCATTGTGAATTAAGAGATATGGAAATTTGTGGCGGTGTCGAGATCGATTGGAACTCTTCATCCCTCGAATCAAAAGCTATAATCTTCCCTCCAGTACTATAATCTACCCAATAAAGAGATCCGTTTGCGTTAATACCTGGGAAGTAAAATGTGTACCGTACATTCCCTATGTACCtccatccaccaccaccaccaagagTGTATACCTGGACCTTCCTCACCCTTTTTCTCAACTGCAACACGTTTCCAATATATTCGTCGTAGATTCTTACGACCTTATACTCGTTAGTTGAATGATGATAGCCAAATCCAGCTGCTACGGAAATATGGAGACCTTGTATGTTAGCATTAGTTCCATGAAGCCTAACAAATTCTCGAGTAACGGGATTAAATATGATAGTAGGAGTCCCCAATATTAAGTGTCCgtgatcaccaccaccaccacattgCATGCGTTAAAAGAACATCCCACAAATTAAACCATTGCATGAACCAATTATAAGTTCTTCATCAGGGTAAGGTTTATTCAAAAGTATAGGAATCTTTGTGAATACTGAACTGTTCACAGGAATCTCGGTGAATAATGTAGTATCAGAACCGATAAGCTTATCAAAGTCTGCGTAGATGATTCGAGCTTCCCAATTCTCCCCGCTTTTGTAAGGTACTGTGAAAAGAACTCCAAGACTGATATAATTGAAGAAAGCGCGCCATGTATTGCAAACTTGTTTGGATGGCAGCACCGAGTCAACATCGATCCTAGAAAGTATCTCTGATGTAATTTCAGATGGAATATTATCCATATTGTTGAATTTCTGACTTGAAAAATAATCAGAATCACCTGGTCGATTATCTCGTAATTTATATATACACACACTATACTAAACCATTTCAGTTAATGTTTACCAGAATTTTAGTTCCGACACACTTTCTTACAAATAGTATAACGATGATAGTTGGCATACTATGGAACAGAGGACTCCATGTCGATTAGAGTTTAAAAATTATCAGGACTTGACAATGCAGCATATGCATCGCTAGCAAAGCACACTTGCAGCACGCCATCCTTATATAAGTTACATTCTTGACGATAAAACATGAGTATGCCGGATAGTGTTTAACAAGGGAATACATAAACACTACATATCATCTACAAGCACCATTCTTATTTAGAAAACAAAAGGCACCAGACACTTGACATTTTTGGGAAAGCTGGGGAACTTAGAATTGTACCATTTTCTAGTTGCATAACTCCTTCCAGTCAGGTAAAAACCAGTACCAATAGTGTACAAGATTGGATACAATGATTGAGAAATCACTGAAATTCCAACAAATACTAGAATTTCAAACAGATAGTGGGGGCAAATTACACGTCCGAAAAGACCACCATTTGGGATTTTATACCCTGTATCACTTTTTTCCCTCAGCTTTGAGAGTATGTAATGGTGGTAAAAGTTTCCAACCATTCCCATTAAAAACACGACTACTCCGATGAACTTCAAATCGATTTGTGGGTTTGGGACACTTCCAAGTAGATGCTGGTTGTAGATTATGGTCATTGTGGAGATGCAATAGCTTAGGGATATCATGATTGTAATGTTAAGCGCCATTTTTCCACTGTATCTGTGTACAAACAATACCTGCGAAACAGCGAATTAACATGCATACATGCTTAATTTCACATGGACTTGAAATCTCAATGCACCCTACCTCTGTATGGTACATAAATTAAGAGAAGAGCTAAAGAACAATTCAAACCTCGATGATCCTCTTCAGAAAATGGAGAGTAAGAGCAGAGTTGACCAAGATGAACCTGGTGTCATGGCTGGGGAAAATCCAGAAGAAAGAAACAATACTTGCAACAAAGGAAGGTGTATACATGGTAAGCATACAGATTCTGGTTGAGAACTTACTCTCTTTTATCTGACCAGAACCTGTTGCATCCCTGAATTTGGAGTACTGCACATTGGCCCCGTTTATCTCCGACAACCCACCATTTGCCGAAATAACTAAGCTAAAAATAGACATAAATGTCATGAGAATAGATTGTGGAGGTGGGAACAGAAATTTATCATAGAAAGACATTATCACTAGTCTCTGGCAATGAAGCTAATAGAGGTTAGAAGAAGAACACAACATTGCCAGTTGCCACCGTCTTATAACACTGAAATATTTTTAGTTTATTCCCATAGTCAATGATGGCTCCTTGTTTTTTTGCAGCAGCCGAATCTTGCTGGCAGCAAAATGTTAGATCCTTTTAAATATGAACACATTTTTCTATCCGTGGGTGGAGGAGACTCTCAGTGGTCGGtagaaaaaaataatgaaaacaatACTAAAAAGAATAGATAgtggaagagaaaagaaaaaagaaaggctATGGGAACACCGAACAACTGGGATTCGTCCTACCCGATCCTGTGTGGAAACTGGAACGGAATCCCATGTGATGTAGTACTATTTTTAAGTCGTCGATAGTCGATACATACAAGAAACCCAATCTTGCCTATGAAAACGTGACATGCAGTTAGCTAGTGAATTTGCCGAACCTAGTACAAGCTAGTCCTCTCTCTCTGCATCATCTAGGCCAGCTTTGAGTCTTTGACCACAGACTGGTACATAAGTACATTTTGCAGGTTTTACATTTAACTCATGCGTTAGAAGTTACCTCGGAGCATCCACAGTCATGAGGGGActaaatactaaaaaaaatataCCAAATGCTAAAATAATTTGGCTTTTTTTGATGTGAAGCGCAGTGGGCATAAGACTAAATTTAATCTGGCGGAAGCATAATGAGCGTTCCATGACGAGGGAACATATAATGAGCGTTTTAAGGTGAGGGGTGGTTATAATTGCAAGCCTAACTGGAGCGCACGTATGAGTGCCCCACTCGGACGCACTTTCTATTAACGCTCCACTTTAAACGGACACAATACTCACGCTTGAAACCTCACGCACACTATACCTACGCCCCATCATAATTGGATTTGGTCTGGTTTGCGACTAAATCTCCGGACCAATTATAATTTTAGTCTGTCCCACTGTGCTTCATTTTTAGACCAAATTTGGCTATAGTCC encodes the following:
- the LOC113312067 gene encoding F-box/kelch-repeat protein At3g06240-like, yielding MQCGGGGDHGHLILGTPTIIFNPVTREFVRLHGTNANIQGLHISVAAGFGYHHSTNEYKVVRIYDEYIGNVLQLRKRVRKVQVYTLGGGGGWRYIGNVRYTFYFPGINANGSLYWVDYSTGGKIIAFDSRDEEFQSISTPPQISISLNSQCTTILSFRLRVLGGHLCLVHQKPGICVDIWSLKKKKRTNSNGCSVQSDKGNFWLWTKEFSITWEASFRDYDLITITKSNVVLLRCNFTTLYCYDLKTELLSKLWKDDANSTIFDATPHTNSCISLKDLGEKIL
- the LOC113307600 gene encoding very-long-chain enoyl-CoA reductase-like, whose protein sequence is MSFYDKFLFPPPQSILMTFMSIFSLVISANGGLSEINGANVQYSKFRDATGSGQIKESKFSTRICMLTMYTPSFVASIVSFFWIFPSHDTRFILVNSALTLHFLKRIIEVLFVHRYSGKMALNITIMISLSYCISTMTIIYNQHLLGSVPNPQIDLKFIGVVVFLMGMVGNFYHHYILSKLREKSDTGYKIPNGGLFGRVICPHYLFEILVFVGISVISQSLYPILYTIGTGFYLTGRSYATRKWYNSKFPSFPKNVKCLVPFVF